From Topomyia yanbarensis strain Yona2022 chromosome 1, ASM3024719v1, whole genome shotgun sequence, one genomic window encodes:
- the LOC131681130 gene encoding serine/threonine-protein kinase D1, protein MAGPEITFIFQFGNLRDIVTVSSQALTLKKLKDLACDFINTKIPENGLNRLPDRLLLFRHDYSSSNVLQMINSASEIVDETLVEVVLTANPISAPGADDIPLVRPHALAVHSYKAPTFCDFCGEMLFGLVRQGLKCEGCSQNYHKRCVIKVPNNCSRVEHTGALLGVGNRRTSSSLLQPPRSPSAGSSSSLLSDDQATSGSGSLLLNVSSTGSQAAPQTGSIRQNRSPSLGSRSGTVGSIKIPHSFSIHTYTRPTVCQYCKKLLRGLFKQGVQCRDCHYNAHKKCVELAPKDCTGENTQPVDPHDDRCLVGDRGMVYKEDAGDESDLEENSCAGGMNNNNSSSQQNRNVNLFNSGPPVKINGMISPLHDDESADCGNRLEVICEQSRQSSDSSSSPSANIPLMRIVQSVKHTKRRDGRAVKEGWLVHFTNKEKTVKRHYWRLDSKAITLFVSDQGTKYYREIPLNEILTVDPARNMQGEVLHCFEIRTANVDYFVGQDPLYNLKEGDPMLSLPPPDSGVGAYLAKSWETAIKQALMPVTSTRSESNSGEPEEKVTDMSQLYQIFPDEVLGSGQFGIVYGGLHRKTHRTVAIKVIDKLRFPTKQEAQLKNEVAILQNLSHAGVVNLERMFETPERIFVVMEKLKGDMLEMILSHHNGRLSERVTKFLITQILVALKYLHSRNIVHCDLKPENVLLSSDNEFPQVKLCDFGFARIIGEKSFRRSVVGTPAYLAPEVLRNKGYNRSLDMWSVGVIIYVSLSGTFPFNEDEDINDQIQNAAFMYPPNPWKEISSDAIDLINNLLQVKQRKRFTVDKSLLHCWLQDLQTWNDLRSLEVQVGLRYLTHESDDARWGASLVGGGIP, encoded by the exons ATGGCTGGACCAGAAATCACTTTTATCTTCCAATTTGGTAACCTGCGGGATATTGTAACCGTATCCAGCCAGGCGCTGACGCTGAAAAAGCTCAAGGATCTAGCCtgtgattttatcaatactaaG ATACCAGAAAACGGCCTCAATCGCCTTCCAGATCGTTTACTTCTGTTTCGACATGACTACAGCTCATCCAACGTTCTCCAGATGATTAATTCCGCCTCTGAGATTGTCGACGAAACGCTTGTTGAAGTTGTGCTAACCGCCAATC CTATCAGCGCACCGGGAGCGGACGACATTCCTCTCGTACGACCGCACGCCCTTGCCGTCCACTCGTACAAGGCACCCACATTTTGCGATTTTTGTGGCGAGATGCTGTTCGGCTTGGTTCGCCAGGGTCTCAAGTGTGAGGGTTGTAGTCAAAACTATCACAAGCGCTGTGTTATCAAAGTGCCAAACAACTGCAGCCGAGTGGAGCACACCGGAGCTCTGCTCGGCGTCGGTAATCGGCGTACATCGTCATCGTTGCTGCAACCACCGCGAAGCCCGTCGGCCGGATCGAGCAGTTCGCTGCTGTCGGACGATCAGGCAACCAGCGGATCCGGCTCACTGCTG CTCAACGTTTCCAGTACCGGTTCTCAGGCGGCTCCACAGACTGGTAGCATTCGACAGAATCGATCCCCTTCCCTAGGCAGTCGCAGCGGTACCGTCGGTAGCATTAAGATACCTCATAGTTTCTCCATTCACACCTACACCCGTCCGACGGTTTGTCAGTACTGTAAAAAGCTTCTCCGAGGTTTGTTCAAGCAGGGCGTTCAGTGTCGGGATTGCCATTACAATGCGCACAAGAAATGTGTCGAACTGGCGCCCAAGGATTGTACCGGGGAAAACACCCAGCCAGTGGATCCACACGATGATCGCTGTTTGGTCGGCGATCGAGGTATGGTCTACAAGGAGGATGCCGGCGACGAGAGCGATCTCGAGGAAAACTCCTGTGCCGGTGGAATGAACAATAACAACAGTAGTAGCCAGCAGAACCGAAACGTGAATCTGTTCAACAGTGGTCCACCAGTCAAGATTAACGGTATGATTTCACCTCTACACGATGATGAATCGGCCGACTGTGGGAATCGACTAGAAGTGATATGCGAACAATCCCGACAATCAAGCGATTCTTCGTCATCACCCAGTGCTAACATACCACTGATGAGGATAGTTCAGTCGGTTAAACATACGAAGAGACGCGATGGTCGTGCAGTCAAAGAAGGATGGTTGGTACATTTTACCAACAAGGAGAAAACAGTGAAACGGCACTACTGGCGATTGGACTCGAAAGCAATAACGCTATTTGTGTCCGACCAGGGCACCAAGTACTACCGAGAGATTCCGCTAAACGAAATATTGACCGTGGATCCGGCAAGAAACATGCAGGGTGAGGTGCTGCACTGTTTCGAGATTCGAACCGCCAACGTGGATTATTTCGTCGGGCAGGACCCGCTATATAATCTCAAAGAAG GCGATCCAATGCTATCACTTCCACCGCCTGACAGCGGTGTCGGAGCGTATCTAGCAAAAAGTTGGGAAACAGCCATCAAACAAGCACTGATGCCGGTGACAAGCacccgatccgaatccaacAGTGGCGAACCGGAGGAAAAGGTTACCGATATGAGTCAGCTGTATCAAATTTTCCCCGATGAAGTTCTCGGTTCGGGTCAATTTGGAATCGTGTACGGGGGACTTCATCGGAAAACGCACCGGACGGTGGCTATTAAAGTGATCGACAAACTGCGATTCCCGACCAAGCAGGAAGCGCAGTTGAAAAATGAAGTCGCTATCTTGCAAAACCTGTCGCATGCCGGCGTTGTCAATCTGGAACGGATGTTTGAGACACCGGAAAGGATATTCGTGGTGATGGAAAAGCTGAAGGGTGACATGCTTGAAATGATTCTCTCGCACCACAATGGACGGTTAAGCGAGAGGGTTACCAAGTTTCTTATAACTCAA ATTCTCGTTGCTCTCAAATATTTGCACAGCAGAAACATTGTACACTGTGATTTGAAACCGGAAAATGTGCTGCTCTCATCCGATAACGAGTTTCCACAGGTGAAACTGTGTGACTTTGGATTTGCTCGAATTATTGGCGAAAAATCTTTCCGGAGGTCGGTTGTTGGAACGCCCGCTTATTTAG CCCCGGAAGTCCTACGAAACAAAGGTTATAATCGCTCGCTGGATATGTGGAGTGTCGGAGTCATCATCTATGTAAGCCTGAGCGGCACATTTCCTTTCAACGAGGATGAGGATATCAACGATCAAATTCAAAACGCTGCCTTCATGTACCCCCCGAACCCCTGGAAGGAAATTTCGTCCGACG CAATCGATCTCATCAACAACCTGCTACAGGTGAAGCAGCGCAAACGATTTACGGTGGACAAAAGCCTGCTACACTGTTGGCTGCAAGATCTGCAAACTTGGAACGATCTGAGAAGCCTGGAGGTCCAGGTAGGGCTACGGTATCTAACACACGAATCGGACGATGCCCGCTGGGGTGCATCACTGGTAGGCGGTGGCATCCCTTGA